A window of Nitrospinota bacterium contains these coding sequences:
- a CDS encoding CBS domain-containing protein, translated as MKIESIMTSKVVTVKMDDSLRHTRSLFNKYKFHHLLVVEGRKLVGIVSDRDLLRELSPFLGKISSQPRDLAIFNKRVHQIMSHKPITVKKEEEAKDSCRLLLEHNISCLPVIDSQGNVEGIVTWRDIFNVLLGEKK; from the coding sequence GTGAAGATTGAATCTATTATGACCTCTAAAGTGGTCACGGTAAAAATGGATGATTCTTTACGGCATACCAGAAGCCTCTTTAATAAGTATAAGTTTCATCATCTTCTGGTTGTTGAGGGCAGAAAACTTGTTGGTATTGTATCTGACAGAGATCTGCTTAGAGAGTTAAGCCCCTTTTTGGGTAAGATTTCTAGTCAGCCACGTGACTTGGCTATATTCAATAAGAGGGTTCATCAGATTATGAGTCATAAGCCTATAACAGTGAAAAAGGAAGAAGAAGCGAAAGATTCCTGTCGTTTATTACTTGAACACAACATATCCTGTCTGCCAGTTATTGATTCTCAGGGTAATGTTGAAGGGATTGTAACCTGGAGAGATATATTTAATGTCTTACTTGG